In Deltaproteobacteria bacterium, a genomic segment contains:
- a CDS encoding pyruvate synthase subunit beta, translated as MIDEDIEKETMRSGHMACPGCGVATTMRLVLKALGEKTIVVIIPSCVGVISAAYPNSTLTVPCFHSAFEIAAPTAAGIASALKIKGEEDITVLAFAGDGGTFDIGLQSLSGAADRNDNFIYVCLDNEGYMNTGIQSSSATPQNAWTMTTPGGRQGKKKQFMEIIAAHRMPYAATASIGYPQDLMEKVKKARGIKGTRFIHTLTPCPTGWRMPEDLTAKSAMLAVETNLFPLYEIIDGTEYRITHDPKGLPVAEYLKIQGRYRHLTEEAIEDIQREADGQWKRLLAQARGEC; from the coding sequence ATGATTGACGAAGACATCGAAAAAGAAACTATGCGCTCGGGGCATATGGCCTGTCCGGGATGCGGGGTGGCCACGACCATGCGGCTGGTTTTAAAGGCCCTGGGGGAAAAAACCATTGTGGTCATTATCCCTTCCTGTGTCGGGGTAATCAGCGCCGCCTATCCGAACAGTACCCTGACGGTCCCCTGTTTCCATTCGGCCTTTGAAATAGCCGCTCCTACGGCGGCCGGCATAGCCAGTGCCCTGAAAATAAAGGGCGAAGAAGACATCACGGTTCTGGCCTTTGCCGGCGATGGCGGGACCTTTGACATCGGGCTCCAGTCCCTTTCCGGCGCGGCTGACCGGAATGACAACTTCATCTATGTCTGCCTGGATAACGAGGGCTATATGAATACCGGCATTCAGTCCAGCTCAGCCACCCCTCAGAACGCCTGGACCATGACTACGCCCGGGGGGAGGCAGGGGAAAAAGAAACAGTTTATGGAGATCATCGCCGCCCACCGGATGCCCTATGCGGCCACCGCCTCCATCGGCTATCCGCAGGATCTTATGGAGAAGGTGAAAAAGGCCAGGGGCATCAAAGGGACCAGGTTTATCCATACCCTGACGCCCTGTCCGACCGGCTGGAGAATGCCGGAAGACCTGACGGCCAAATCGGCCATGCTGGCCGTGGAGACCAACCTTTTCCCCCTTTATGAAATCATCGATGGGACCGAATACCGGATCACCCATGATCCCAAAGGCCTTCCCGTGGCGGAATACCTCAAGATTCAGGGACGATACCGCCATCTAACGGAAGAGGCCATCGAAGACATTCAGAGGGAAGCGGACGGGCAATGGAAAAGGCTCCTGGCCCAGGCCAGGGGAGAATGCTGA